TGCTACATTAAAAGGATCTTCATCAAATATAATTTCATTATCATAATTTCCTTTTATTAATCTTACACATTTCCCATCTCTAATATCTAAGGCTGGAAGTATCTTCATATTAATTCCGATCTACAATATTTATAAAATTTTCATAGATTTTTAGACCATCTTGTGAACTTTTTTCAGGATGAAATTGTACCGCATAAAGGTTATTTTTTTTTAAAGATACACACATTTCTATTGAGTATGTAGTTTTACCTGTTACTATATTAGATTCCTTTGGATCACAGTAATATGAGTGAACGAAATAAAAATTAGAATTATTTGCTATTCCTTCAAAAATATCCGTATTTTTGATTATTTCTAATTGATTCCAACCCATATGAGGAACCTTAAAGTTTTTCTGTTCGTTTTTTTGAGGAATATTTTTTACAGAACCTTTTAGTATTCCAAGTCCAGGCATTACTCCTTCAGCGGAATGTTCAAATAAAATTTGCATTCCTACACAAATACATAATATAGGTTTTCCTGAAGTATAAAAATCTCGAATAGTCCTTTCTAAATTTAGCTCTTTTATATTATTTAGTACAGTATCAGTTGTACTAACTCCTGGAATAATTAATCCTTTACTTTCAGAGATTATTTTTTCATTAAAAGTAATTTCATTATTAGGGTTAAATTTATCGACTGCTTTTTTAACGCTATGAAAGTTTGCAGATTTTGTATCTAATATTGATATGTCAGACATTATTTATTCCGTTGCTCTTAGATATTCACTATCCCTATCAATATATCTAGCTATGATAAAAAGTAAATCACTTAATCTATTTAGGTAAATAAGTATATTTTTATTATTTAATAGTTTTAAGTCCTTAACTTTGACACAAAGTCTTTCTGATTTTCTACAAGAAGTTCTAGCTATATCTATAAAAGATGATAATAAGCTGCCTCCAGGAAGTACAAAATAATTTATTTTAGGGGTTATCGATTGATATTTATCAATAATTTGTTCAATTTCTAATATCATTTCTTCTGTTAGATAATTATATTTTTTCTTTAATTCATCATACTTTTCAGTTGGACAGGCAATTTCAGAAGATATTATAAAAAGTTTTCTTTGTAACTTAATTATTATTTCTGAAATTTCTTTATCTTTACTTTCTGATGATAAGGAATAAGCTGCACCTAAGTTAGAAATACATTCATCAATTGCTCCATAGCATTCAACTCTTGCATCAAGTTTTGAAACTTTTTTGCCGAATAATAAAAAAGTTTCTCCTTTATCTCCGTTTTTTGTATATAGTCTAGCCAAATCTTTTTTTTTATGTTTTTTTTTATATAATAAATACTACAATGATTTTATAATCATGGCATTAATCCTGTATAGGAATTAGCATAAAAAGCTCTATAAATATGACTAGTAAAATCCCACTAAATACAATAAAGATTTCTGAAAAGGCTTCTCAGAAGGTTAAAGAGTTTGCTGCTAGAGATTCATTGAATAAATTTGGTTTGAAAGTAGCTGTTAGAGCAGGTGGATGCTCAGGGCTTGAATATGTTCTTGATATAGTTGATGGTCCTGATGAAAATGATAAAGTAATAACTCAAAATGGACTAGAAGTTTATATTCCTAAGAAAGCATATGTTTTTTTAGCTGGAACCTTCCTTGATTATACTGATGGACTCAATGGAAAAGGATTTGAGTTTGTAAATCCTAATGCTAAATCATCATGCGGATGTGGAGACTCTTTTTCTGTCTAAAATGAAAAGTCTTAAGAACCTAATTTATCGGTTTAATTACCCACTATGTAATGTTTTATCAGGAGTTGAATCGTATAAATTAAGTGGAATAGATGCAATTTCTTTTTTGGATAGAATATCAACAAATAAAATTGAAAATAAATTAAATAATAATTCTTCTAAAACAATACTAACCAATAATAAAGGTTCAATCATTGACATACTAAACTATAAAGTCTTAGATGAGAAAAATATTTTATTTACAATCGAGTCTAATAATTCCAAAACTATTGAATACTTAAAAAGCTTAATAATATTAGAAGATGTAGAAATTGTTAAGAATAGAATTCTTTCAAAGGTTTCTATTTATTCTAAAGATAAATTATCTGATAATTTAAATTTTTCTTCATATGATTTTTTTTATCAAGAAGTTTTAGAATCCTTATATGTATATGAGATATATGTAGAAAAAAAATTACATGAATCAATGTTATCTGAATTTCAGATTATAGATGAAAATAAGAAACAATTAATTGACATACATAATAATAAATTTGAATTTGATCCTAAATTAGAAAAAATTAACCCTTTAGAAACAGGACTTTATGATTATGTTTCTTTCAACAAAGGGTGTTATGTTGGTCAAGAAGTTATAGCACGTCTTCATAACTACCAAAAAGTATCAAGAAGTATAACTAAATTCTACTCAAATCATAAATTATCTATTAATACTATTTTTAAGACTAAAAATAATATTTCCGGAAAAATTATAAGTATAGTTAAAGAAGATAAAAGCTATATTGGACTTTGTTTAGTGAAAAAAAAAGATATAGAAAGTGTGTCAGAAAATTATATTTTGATTTAACGAAGAAGAAGCGTGTCTCCTCCGTCAACAAGGATATTTTGCCCTACAATCATATCACCTGCTTCCGAGCATAGATATATAACAACTTTTGCTACATCATTTGTTAGAAGTTTTCTCTGTTTAGGATTTTTCCTATTTAGAATTTTATTAATTTCCTCTTGATTAGGGAAATGTTTTATTGCATCAGTATCTAAAAGAGAGGCAGAAATAGAATTTACACTAATATCCCTAGAGGCTAAATCATATGCCAGATATCTTGTAACTGATTCTAGAGCTGCTTTTGAGACACCAATAGAAAAATAATTATTTAGTACTTTAGTAGAACCAGGAGAGCTAATATTTATAATTTTACCTTTTTTATTAATATTAGAATAAAGATTTCTTGATAATATCCAAGGACCTTTTACATTGACTTGCATAGTCCAATCCCAGTGTTTTTCTGTAGTATCAATAGAGTTTTTCATAACTCCTGAAGCTGCATTATTAATTAAATAATCAAACTTTATTTTCTCCTTAATTATAATTTCAGAAAAATCTTCAATATTTTTAGTACTCAACAAATTTAGTTTGAAATATTTTGCAGTTACTCCAAATTTTTCAATTTCTATCTTAAGTTTTTTTGATTCACTAATACTTCTAGAATAAGTAAAAATTACGTTACAATCATTTCTTGCAAATTCTAAGCATAGCTCTTTACCCAAACCTCTAGTTCCACCTGTAATTAATACAGTTTTATTTTTTAATATCATATAGCCATACCACCATCGACTCTAATTATCTCTCCTGTTATATATCTAGCTTCTTCTCTAGACAAAAAAGCTGCTATTGGAGCAATTTCATCAGGTTCCCCGAATCTTTGCATGGGAATCCATGACATCACTTCATTCTTTACTTTATCTGAAAGTACATCTGTAGTAGCAGTAGATATATATCCAGGTGCTATAACATTTACAGTTATATTTCTAGTTGCCACTTCTTTAGCAACTGATTTTGTAAAAGAATGAATTCCTGCTTTTGAAGCAGAATAATTTGACTGACCAATATTACCTCTTATACCTACAACAGAAGAAATATTTATGACTCTTCCCCATCTATTTTTTATCATATTGTTTATACAAAGCTTGGTACAATAAAAAGTCCCTTTGAGGTTTGTATCTATGACTTTATCAAAATCTTCAGGCTTCATTCTCATTAGTAATGAATCTGAAATAATACCTGCGTTATTATATAGTATTTCTACTGGTCCTAAAGAATTTTCTACTTGTTTAATCATTTCTTGTACCTCTTCAAGTTTTGAAACATTAGCTTTTACTATCATCCCCGAAGAGCCTCTTTTATTTATTTCTTTTAAAACTTCTTCAGCATCTTCTTTATGAGAATTATAATTTATAGCTATTTTATGTCCTTGTTCTGCAAGTCGTAGAGCTATAGCTCTTCCTATCCCTCTTGAGGCTCCAGTAATTAATACTATTCTTGGTAATTCTTCCATTATTTTCCTTTAGTTTCAGATCTTATTTTATTAATAGCCTCAATTTGCTTACTAACCCAATCATTTTCAATTGTAATTCTAGCTGTATTAATAGCACTAACGATAGTGTCTATTTTTGATGCTCCATGACCTATTATACCTATCCCTTTAATACCAAATATAGGTCCTCCTCCATATGACTCTGAGACTATATTTGTTTTATTAAAAATTTCTTTAGCTAAATCTTTGTCACCATTTTTATATAAAATTTCATTTGATATTTTTTTCCCTAATCCTTCAGTTATTTTCAGTAATATATTCCCTACAAATCCATCACAAATAACCACATCTACTTTACTTTCAAATAAGTCTTCTGGCTCTATATTACCTACAAAATTTAGAGAGCTTTTAGATAGTAATTCAAATGAATCTTTTATAAGCATATTTCCTTTACCTTCTTCAGAGCCAACAGATAATAAAGCTACTTTAGGATTATCTTTATTAAACATCAATTTAGAAACTTGATTACCAATTGCCGCAAAGTCGACTAGTTGAGTAGATTTGGTATCAACATTTGATCCCAAATCTAAAATGATCATTTCAGGAGAATAACCTATGACTGGTCCACCAATTGAACCCCTTTCAATTCCATCAATTGTCCCAAATAAGATTGTTGCAGCAGCTAAGCTAGCTCCTGAAGAACCCATACTAACAAATCCGTCAGCATGCCCTTTCTTGACTAATCCAGCAGATACAAAAACTGATGCTTTCGGCTTAGACCGAAAAGCATGAACAGGACTTTCTCCTTCCATAACAATTCCTTCAGAAGGTATGATTTTCATTTTTTCAGATATTTCTTGAGGATATTTTTCAAGCTCTTTTTGAATTTTTTTTAGATCTCCCACTAGAGCTACATTAATTCCTAATTCTGTAATTGCTCTAATAGCAGCTGGAACCGTAACACTGGGACCTATATCTCCACCCATGGCATCTAAAGCTATAACTCCATTAAATTTTTCCATTTTATTCCTCTTTTATTCTGTTGTGAATGAAGCCGAAACAACTTCCTCACCACTTTCGTTCATACATAGAATTTTAATATTTTTCCCAATTCCTTCAATACTATTTTCTTTATGGAATATTCTTATTTTTTCTTCTGAATATACAGGATTCTTAAATCTTCCTTCAAAATTTGAATTATTGAACCAATCTTCAGAATAGTATTTATATAGATACTCCATAATTATAGAAAGAGTTAGCATTCCATGAGCTATTCTTTTCTTAAATTGACTTTTTTCTGCAAATTCTTCATCCAAATGAATTGGGTTAAAATCCTTTGATGCAGAGGCATAGTCATTGATCATTTGTTGAGTAACTACTATTTCAAAAAAATCTTTAATTTTTTTCTCCTAAATCACTTATTAAGATTGTACTAATTGATTCTCCTAAATTAATTTTAGAACCATCTCTGTATTGAATCTTAATTTTTATAAAGAAATTTCCTCTTCTTTCTGTTTTTGAAACTATTTCTGGATAGGCAAAAACCGTTTCTTTTTCATTGATCTTTTTAATCCATTTTACTGTTTGATTCAAATGAACTGCGCCTTCTTCTAAATTTATATCTTCCAATAGAATTCCAAAACTGGTTGAAATTAAGTAGAAAGGGGAATGATTTCTAATATCTCTATTTTTTATAGCTTTAGAATATGCATCTGAGGATTTTTCATCATAAGTGATTTCATATGGTCCAAATTTATGACCAATTTCAAATTCCTTAATTGCCATTATCTTTATCCTCTTGCAAAAGTCTCTCTAGGTAACCGTCTAATGATTTTTTATTATTAGGACCATTTATCTTAAATGCAAATGATCCATCGCTTTTAACAAAAAATTTTTCAGGTACAGCTATTACTCCAAAGTCTACTGCAGTACTACCATTATTATCAATTATTATATCGTACTGAATATCGTATTTATTTATAAATTCTTGGATTTCATTAGGTTGATCCCAGACCGCAATTCCAACGAAATTTATTCCCCTAAAACTCCATTCTTTTTGAGCATCAGATAAAATATACGCCTCTTTGATGCATGGACCGCACCAAGAAGACCAAAAATCAATCACTAATGGTTTACCTTTATAATCAGATAAATTTATCCTTTTACCATCAATAGTTTCTAAACTAAATTTAGTACCTTCTGGAGCAGAAATAGAAACTTCTCCCAGTATACTATTTACTCCCAAATTTATTTTTGGAGTTTTTTCACTAACACTTCCAGCAATCATTAATGAAAAAAATAAAACTAGAAAGAGAAAAGAAATTATTATTATTAGATTTTTAGAATTAATTATTTTCAATTTTTTTTCTTCTATTTATAAAAAATCTAATAATAAAAAAAAATATTATGAAATTAATCATAATTAAGATTATTACCAAATTTAATATTTCGTAATTTAGACTACCTGTTATTTTATTTATGAATGAGCTTGGAATATCTTTCATTTCAATATTCAAGTAATCACCCTTTGAGTAATTTTCTCCTATATATTCATCAAAAATATTTGATGAAATATTTATTTGTTTTGAGAAATCAATATTATTTCCCAAAATTACTCCAGCTCCTTCAGGAATAATTATCTTAAAATTATTTGCTCCATGCGGTAAATGTAAAGGAAATAATAGTTCCGATGATTTATATTTGATATTAAAATTAAATATTAGATTATACTCTCCAGGAGGAATATCAGATGTTATAGCAAAGCCTTTTGATAGTTCTATCAAGTTACCGTCCGGAAGGTCTGTTTCTACGTATAAATCAGAAAAACCTTCAGGTAAACTAAACCTTAGAAAATTCATACCCGTAGATGCAACGTCTGTAAAATTAGGAGAAAATATCATATCTGTAGGATTTTCAATCTTAACTGCTGTGATTACTGATAATACTTGATCATTTTGATTAACAGATAAAATTGACATATTGTATTCTTTTATATTTATTTCATTAATGTCCAACGATTCATTTGCATAAATATAATTTGAATAATTATTAAAATTAAGTGCTAATATAATCCATAAAAATACAAAGTTAGAGATCCTGATTCTATTCATCATTTTCATCTTTATCTTTCTTTTTATAAAAAGGGCTAACAATTAGATATGTTGAAAATAAAACTAATAAAAGAAATATTACTGAGAATAATAATTCCATTTTAATCCTTTTTAATTTTGGTTGGCCAAAGAGTTATTAATGTACCTAATATCAGTATAGGTCCTGATAACCAAATCCACCATGCTAATGGATTAATTGCAATTCTTATAGTCATATTATTATCATCAATGAAATCCTTTGGAATAATATATAAATCCTCGATAGGACTACTTAGTATTCCTGATCTGACACTTATTTGATTATAATTTGGATAATAAGAGTGCATAGCTGTAATATTACCTATTTTTTCTTGTGTTTGATTATTAAAAATAGTAAATTTTGCTTTAGTAATAGAGTTCTCAGCTATAAATTCCTGTTCTATTTGATTAAATGAAATTAAGTATTTATCAAATTTAATTTCATCATTTATAGACAGATTTAGGTCTAATCTTTCATCATAAAACTTTGTACCTACAACTCCAAAAGCCAAAGCTAATATAGCTATATGAACAACATATCCACCATTTCTTCCTCTATTTGAAATAATCATTCTAAGAAAAGATGGTAGTGGATTATATGAATTGCCCATTCTTGATTTTGTACCTCCAATCCACTCTCGCATAATAATTGTTAGTACAAAGATTATAGATAAAAATGAAATTAGAGGGAAAAAATCTTTTATACCTGATGCAAATAGATAAACACTAGATGCAATAGTTATTACAAAAGACGGTAGAAGTCTTAAAAAAACTGCTTTTTTTGTAGTTTTTCTCCATGATAAAATTGGACCAATACCCATAAGAATAATTATTAGTAGCAATATTGGTCCAGCTGTTTTATCAAAGTAAGGTGAAGAAACACTTATTTCTGTTCCATTTAGTAATATAGAAACTACTGGAAAAATTACTCCCCACAAAATTATTAATGAAGTTAAGACTAATAAAATATTATTTAATAAAAATGAAGACTCTCTAGATAAATAGGATTCAATATTATTATCATTTTTGATTAAGTTTTGATAATTATAAATAATTGAAATAACACTATAAAAAGTCAAAACTATCATAAAAGATAGGAATAAAAAGCCTAAAGTTGATGCTGCAAAAGAATGAACTGATACCACGGGACCACCTCTATTAATGAATGTTCCGAGCAAGGCTAAAATAAAAGTAAGCGAAACTAAAATTATATTCCAAAGTCTGAACATACCTCTTCTTTCTTCTACCATGAGTGAATGAATTAAGGCAGTAAGAACTAACCAAGGCATCAAGCCAACATTTTCTATTGGATCCCATGCCCAATATCCTCCCCATCCTAAAATTGTGTATGCCCACCAGGCACCAATTAATAATCCTGCACCTAAAACTGCCCAAGAAATTAAGCACCATATTCTTAATATCGAATACCATGGAGCTTTTCCAGATTTATCGAATAAAGATCCTTGACATAATACAAAAGGTATAGAAATTGAGGCAAGCCCTGACATTAAAAGAGGAGGATGAATGTACATGCCTGGATGCCGTAGCAAAGGGTTAATACCTTTACCATTTTCAGGAATAAATTCTGAAACTTCAAAAGGATTCGCAAAAAATATTAAAACCATTAGATAAAATAAGGTAATGAAGGAAAGAATTGAGCAAGGGTAATTTAATTTTTCTTTTATAATATTTTTTGCGAACTTATACATAATTCCGCTAAGTAAAACATGAACTAGAAGAATATATAATAGTGACCCTTCATTTCCAGAATAAAAGGCTACTAAAGTGAGAGCTCTATTCATATCTAGACTTGAATGATTAGCAACATATATATTAGAAAAATCATTACTCAAGAAAGAGTAAATTAATGCAAATGCACTTAATGAAACCATCAATATTATTAAGTAGAAACTCCTCTTGGCACTCTTGATAATATTTTGATTATTTAATTTTTCGCCTATAAAAAAAAATAATGTTGCATGGATTGAAAGTACCAAGCCGAGTAGCATAATATAGAAACCGAAATTATTCATTAAGATTATCTCGCTTTTTGTTTTCGGATATAGAATGAAAAAATTAGAATACTAAAAACCAATCCTATTATTGGAACAATATATGCCAATAAATTGAATCCCGAAACAGAAGGATAGGCAAGCACATTTTCTCCATATCTTTCTACAAAATAATTTTTTATCTCACTTTCATTATATCCTTCACCTATCTTTTCTTTGATAGAATTTTTCATATCTTCTGCAATTAATGATTGAGATTGGTCTAAAGTTTGACCATCGCATATAGGACACATTATTTCTTTTTCTAGCTTTATATATAAGTCTTCGTCAGATTGATTTACTGAGACCATACATGAAATGAAAACAAGAGTATAAAGGAATAAGATCTTTTTGATTGATATAAAATAACTAACGTAAGTCATCCCAAACATAATCAACAATAGATTTTATCTCTTCTTCAGTTAACATATTTTTGTAAGCTGGCATTAAACCTGCTCCACCTTTTATGAAAACAACAGCATTTTCTTTACTCAGTTCTGATGATATCAAGTTTGCTGGATTTTTATGAGATTCACCTGTGACACTATACCAATAGTTATCTTTTGAAGTTATCTGATCTGCAGCAGGTCCATATCCTCCACCATTATCTCCGTGACAGAATGCACAGTTTACAGAATACAGTTCATATCCATCGTAATTAGATTGAACTTTTTTACTCATATTTAGTTCTGAATTTTCTCCAATATTTTTGAAAGGTACACTATCTGGATGTGCAGGGACTCTTGGAGGCTCTTGATCTCTGTATGCTTGGTTATAATGCATTTCACTAAATATTTCTACTGGATAAGTATTAGATTGCTGTATACATCCAGTAAATATAAAAAAAGATAAAATGTAAATTGCTATTAACTTTTTATTTATTAGGATCAATATTTTTTCCTCTTATGCCATTTTTATATCTTCTGAACCTGTTTTTTCTAGAACTTTTCTAGCTTTGTCTAAATCTTTATCTTCTACTGTTATTACAACACCTATGTAACCTTCAGTTATTCTTGCATCATAGACTCCAGGATTGATATTAGGTAATCTTGACTCAAAAATAATTCCAATTACACTAAAGATTACTGCTGCAAGCATAGTCATTTCATACATAATAATCAACATTGCGAAAATCGATAATATTGGCTTTCCACCTGTAATCAGAGGGTATGCCAATTGGGTTGCTGTTGTAAGAAATAATGACAATGTAAATCCTATGATTGCACCAAAAGCTGGGAATCTAAATAATCTATGCTGAGGGACATACTCACCAAATGCACCTTCAGGATATGGTGTTCCTGTAAGAACATCAAATGTGCCTCTCTCGAACCCAGAATCCTTAAGCCCATCCATCGCATCAGCTGCATTATTTGGATCTACATATAAACCTAGAATACTCTTACTCATAATTAATCCTCTTCTTCTTCCTCTTCCTCTCTAAAAATAGTAGGAACAGTTGCACGACCAATTTTTATTGAATCGCTAAATACTTCACTTTCTTTTTGTTCAAACAAAGGAACTAATGGAAAAACCCTTGAAAATAATAACATTAACATAGTAACCCAGCAAAATGACCAAAATAAAACATACCATTCAAACCAACTAGGACTATAGGCTTCCCAAGTAAATACAAAAGGACTTTTTCTTGCAAGCCCAGGTACTATTATTAGAAATCGCTCTAACCACATTCCAATATTTACTAAAATAGAACTCCAAAACATAAGAGCAATATTAGTTCTTACTCTCTTGAATAACCACATAGGCACAGGCAATATATAGCCCGTTAGTAAAAATGTAAGGAATAATATATTCCAAGGATATTGAAATATCTGCATTTCTCTCAAAGCTATTTCTGGAGCATCTAAACCATATAAAGCAAACAATAATTCAAGGAAAGTAAACCCCAACCAAGCTGTTGCAACTACTGTTAACAATCTGGCAAGAGCATCAAAATGTTCTGGCCTTATAAAATCATTCCACCCCCAACCCCATCTCATTAATGCCATCATAGTGACCACTGCAGAAACACCTGAATGTACTGCTCCAATAACAAAATATGGAGCAAAAATAGTTGAATGCCAACCTTCAACGGCTGTTGTAACTGCAAAATCCCATGAAACTATAGAATGAACAGAAACAAATATGGGTAGCATCAGCGCAGATAATAATATTCCTCCTACAACTTGCATTTTCCATTGTCTAGGATTACCTCTCCACCCTAAGGCTAAGATTGTGTAAAATCCCTTTCTAAAACCAGTAGTTTTATCTCTAAGTACAGCCAAATCCGGAAGTAAAGCAACAAATAAAAATAATGTTGATCCAGTCAAGTATGTAGAAATAGCAATAGGATCCATAAACAAAGGTGAACGAATATTTGGCCAAATTCCTCTTGCTGCATCATAAGGTATTAACCAATATACTATTCTCCAAGTTCTTCCAGCATGAATTAGTGGGAAAACTAGAGCAGTTGCAAGAGAAAAAATTGTTAGTATCTCAGCTGCTCTTGTTACAGGCCTTCTCCATTCTGCTTGAGTTATTCTTAGAATTGCTGAAATCATAATTCCTGCATGAGATATACCCACCCAAAAAACAAAAGTTGTAATATATAACCCCCAGTAAATAGGTCGATTAAGTCCAGTGACTCCAAGGCCATATTTTATCTGAATACCAAAAAGTATAAATCCAATTACTACAAAGAAAAGTAAAACAGAAAATACTGGATACCACCATCTAGGAGTTTGAAGGGTACCATTTAAGAGGACTCTATTAGTATATTCCTGACTTAATCTATTTTCATTATCTCTTTGTTGCATTTTTTCCTCTAATTAATCTGGTTTAGCTACTCTAATTCCATTTGCTTTTATATACTTAACAGGAGTAGCTAATAAATTAAACTGTTGTACCTCCCAAACACCAATAATAGGCACAATTCTTGTAATAGCTATAAGAACCAAAACAACAGCACCTGCAGATCCCAATATGGTTAGAATATCCCATATGTCCGGATAAAGAGTTTCAGGGATCACTGAAAGCCATTTATCATGAATCAATTTTGGATCTACTGACCAAGCTGGCACATATAATCTTATTCTTTCAAAAAATACTCCTAATAAAGCTATACAAGCTCCTATGAAAGGACCATTTATTGAATTTCTCACTTTATTCCATATCAACCACCACCAAGGAAGTATAAAACTAAAAAGCATCCCAAGAAAGAATACATACATCATTGGACCTCTAATTAGTAGGTCTAACCATGCTATGTCAGACATAGATTTACCGTACCAAAAAACAATAAATGCTGAATAGAAAAAATAAATCCACATGAGGCTAGTAGCAAACATAAGTCTTCCTAATGCCCAAAATACATTTATATTTAAGTAGTTATCATAATTTCCATATTTTCTAACTATCCAAGCTAAAATTATTACTAATGCAACACCACCTTGAATACCACCCATTGCATGTGACATAGGATATATAGCATCTCTCCAACCAGGGACCATACTCAAGCTAAAGTCTATTGAAATCACTACATGAACAAATATATAAATAAAAAAGTAAAGAGTACTCATTATCCCGACTCTCATACGGAGTGTACTCCATTGCACAGTTGTACCTATAAATCCTCCTGCTAAGAAATTTCCTAATTTTTTTCTAAATCCAGATGAATTATCTCTCATTAGAGCAAAGTCGGGTAGAGCTGAAACGTATAATAATCCAATACCTGCAATTGCGAGCATTATCAGGCTCAAGAAATCCCAAAAATGTGGGCTATAAACGGGCGCTTCGAACCAAATAGATCTTCTTCTTGCTCCCTCAACAACTAATGGTGGGAGCATCCATAATAAAGGGATCATGATTATGATATTAATGAGAACTCCTGATGCACCAATTACATGAGCAATCCTTGATACAGGTCTTGCCCAATTAGCCTTGGCTATAAAAGGAGCAATAGCGACCATTGGAGCTCCGCCAGTAACACTAAAAATAAAAGCTAAACTTGCTGCTACGTATCCCCATTGAGTTTGGTCGTTACCATCTAAGAAGAATTTACCTAGCAGGCCAATCAAACCAAGAATACCAAGTATAGCTGTAATAGAAGCCAATTTCTTGAAAAAAGAACTTCCTTTTACAGTTGTCTGAATTAGCTCATCCTTGACAATTTTAGGTTCGCTAGGAGGCCAATCCATATGATGTTCATTAGTGCTCATCTTTTGTAGCCTTTTCTCCTAAATCTTTATACTTAAGTGGATCTACAGTAGCCAAATATATTACGTTTGGATCAGTATTCAATTGAGGCATA
This region of Dehalococcoidia bacterium genomic DNA includes:
- the ccsA gene encoding cytochrome c biogenesis protein CcsA, with the protein product MNNFGFYIMLLGLVLSIHATLFFFIGEKLNNQNIIKSAKRSFYLIILMVSLSAFALIYSFLSNDFSNIYVANHSSLDMNRALTLVAFYSGNEGSLLYILLVHVLLSGIMYKFAKNIIKEKLNYPCSILSFITLFYLMVLIFFANPFEVSEFIPENGKGINPLLRHPGMYIHPPLLMSGLASISIPFVLCQGSLFDKSGKAPWYSILRIWCLISWAVLGAGLLIGAWWAYTILGWGGYWAWDPIENVGLMPWLVLTALIHSLMVEERRGMFRLWNIILVSLTFILALLGTFINRGGPVVSVHSFAASTLGFLFLSFMIVLTFYSVISIIYNYQNLIKNDNNIESYLSRESSFLLNNILLVLTSLIILWGVIFPVVSILLNGTEISVSSPYFDKTAGPILLLIIILMGIGPILSWRKTTKKAVFLRLLPSFVITIASSVYLFASGIKDFFPLISFLSIIFVLTIIMREWIGGTKSRMGNSYNPLPSFLRMIISNRGRNGGYVVHIAILALAFGVVGTKFYDERLDLNLSINDEIKFDKYLISFNQIEQEFIAENSITKAKFTIFNNQTQEKIGNITAMHSYYPNYNQISVRSGILSSPIEDLYIIPKDFIDDNNMTIRIAINPLAWWIWLSGPILILGTLITLWPTKIKKD
- a CDS encoding cytochrome c-type biogenesis protein CcmH — protein: MVSVNQSDEDLYIKLEKEIMCPICDGQTLDQSQSLIAEDMKNSIKEKIGEGYNESEIKNYFVERYGENVLAYPSVSGFNLLAYIVPIIGLVFSILIFSFYIRKQKAR
- a CDS encoding cytochrome c, coding for MILINKKLIAIYILSFFIFTGCIQQSNTYPVEIFSEMHYNQAYRDQEPPRVPAHPDSVPFKNIGENSELNMSKKVQSNYDGYELYSVNCAFCHGDNGGGYGPAADQITSKDNYWYSVTGESHKNPANLISSELSKENAVVFIKGGAGLMPAYKNMLTEEEIKSIVDYVWDDLR
- a CDS encoding DUF3341 domain-containing protein, which produces MSKSILGLYVDPNNAADAMDGLKDSGFERGTFDVLTGTPYPEGAFGEYVPQHRLFRFPAFGAIIGFTLSLFLTTATQLAYPLITGGKPILSIFAMLIIMYEMTMLAAVIFSVIGIIFESRLPNINPGVYDARITEGYIGVVITVEDKDLDKARKVLEKTGSEDIKMA
- the nrfD gene encoding polysulfide reductase NrfD, whose translation is MQQRDNENRLSQEYTNRVLLNGTLQTPRWWYPVFSVLLFFVVIGFILFGIQIKYGLGVTGLNRPIYWGLYITTFVFWVGISHAGIMISAILRITQAEWRRPVTRAAEILTIFSLATALVFPLIHAGRTWRIVYWLIPYDAARGIWPNIRSPLFMDPIAISTYLTGSTLFLFVALLPDLAVLRDKTTGFRKGFYTILALGWRGNPRQWKMQVVGGILLSALMLPIFVSVHSIVSWDFAVTTAVEGWHSTIFAPYFVIGAVHSGVSAVVTMMALMRWGWGWNDFIRPEHFDALARLLTVVATAWLGFTFLELLFALYGLDAPEIALREMQIFQYPWNILFLTFLLTGYILPVPMWLFKRVRTNIALMFWSSILVNIGMWLERFLIIVPGLARKSPFVFTWEAYSPSWFEWYVLFWSFCWVTMLMLLFSRVFPLVPLFEQKESEVFSDSIKIGRATVPTIFREEEEEEED